TGCGTATGTCCTTGGAGCGCACTTGAGCGATCTTTTCGAAGTCCCCCCCGTTCCTGAGCTGCTCGACGATGCTCCTGGCTTCTTCTTCACTGCCCACCATGATGCTGTTCAGCCTGACCATGCGGGGATGGCGGAAGTACTCCTTGTTCTGCTCGTAATAGGCCTGCATGTCCTCTTCGCTGACGCTGGCCGCTTGGGAAACTTTGGCGCGGTAATAGTCGGCCAGAGCCTGAGTCCGGCGGAGTTCCATCTGACGCTGGAAGGTCTCATCCTCGTCGAGTCCGGATTCCTCGGCCTCGCGGGCGATCGCCTTCACCTCCATCCATTTGCGGATGAACTGCCTGCGCTGCTTCTCACCCTGCAACTGCTGGCGGGCTCTTGGACCCAGCGACGCCACCAGTTGGTCCACCTCGGATTGGGTCAGCCGGTAGCCATCCATCTCCGCCACCACCTCTTCCGGGTCAGCTTCAGGCGAGGTCGATTCCTGGCCCTGTTCCTGGGCCAGAAGAGGGAAAACGGCCGCCAGCATCAGGAGCGCAGAAAGGGAAAGGGACATCAAAAATCTCATATCATCCTCCAAAACGCCGCGGAAAGCGACGGGCTTGTTCAAAGACGGTCAGCATAACACAGCGCCGAAGGGCAGATGCGTGCAGCACGATCGTCGGACGGCTTCTTTTTTCGACCAAAGGCAAACCGTCCGCGTCTAATCTTACAAGTGTAGTATTTTAGGAACCGAACACGTCTTCCGGCGTGTAGACGATCTAGAAAGGAGTTACAGGACAATGAGGTTGAAATCCCTTTTGATTCTATTGTGCGTATCTTTGCTGGCGGCCGGTCCCCTGTTGGCTCAGGAGATCCGTTTCTTGCAGAGGGACGGAGGCTACCTGGGGGTAGAGCTGCGCAACGTGGACGCAGATGACGCGGCTTCCCTGAGCCTGCAACGGGTGGCCGGCGTGGTCATCGAGCGTGTGGAGCCGGGGACCCCGGCGGAAGAGGCCGGACTGCAGCCCGGAGACGCCATCCTGGAGTACGCTGGCGTGACCGTGCTGAGTGTCCGCCACTTGCAGCGCCTGGTTTCGGAGACCCCTCCCGGACGCGAGATCGATCTGTCCGTCAACCGCGGCGGACGGCAGCAGCAGATAATGGTGCAGGTGGGGAAACGCCAGAGCTCGGTCATCCGCCCCCGCGACCTCGACGATCTGCACTTCGACTTCGACTGGGACAATCTGGAACGCTTCCGCGTCGAACCGGGCGAGGGCCGGTCGCACATCTTCGTGATGAGTTCGCGGCCGCGGCTGGGGGTCTCAGTGATCACTCTCACCGAGCAATTGGCCGACTTCCTGGAAGTCCCCGACTCGCAGGGCCTTCTCGTCACCGAGGTGGTCGCCGACAGCCCCGCCGCCCGCGCCGGACTGCAAGCCGGCGACGTCATCGTGGAGCTCAACGGCGACGAGGTGGGTCAGCCCCATCGCCTCTCCCTGAGGCTCAAGGCCGGCCAGAACAACGACCTGCGCGTCTACCGCCGCGGACGCGCCATGTCCTTCACCATCGAGATCGAAGAACCCTCGCCCCCCAAGGGCGGAAAACGCCGCCTTTGAGACCAAGTCCAACTCCCAAGGCCCAACTCGCAAGAAACCTCCAAACCTCCCGCTTGTGAGTTGGGCCGGGGAGGGTTGTCACTTGCTCTGTCTGCGAAGGGCCGAGAGGAGCCGGATGAAGGGGCCGCTGGCGGCGTAGGTATAGGCCACCAGCAAGAGGGCCACCTGCGAATACCAGATCATTCCCGCCACTGCCAAGGCCACCAGGACCACCAGCAAGTGGCTCTTGCCCCGCGCCAGGTTGAGTTTCTTCATGGACGGATAGCGCAGGGTGGAGATCATCAGGAAGGAAACGACGTAGGTGGCCACCACCAGCATCAGGTCGAAGTGGGGCCATGGAGGTGGGGCCTTCAAGAAATGCACGGTGGCGGCTACGAAGCCTGCTCCAGCGGGGATGGGCAGTCCGGCGAAACTCTTCAAGTCGCTGGTCTGAACGTTGAAGCGGGCCAGCCGCATGGCCCCGCAGATAAGAAAAATGAAGGCCGAGCACTGGGCCAGCCTGCCCAAGTCCTGCATTCCCCAGGTATAGAGCAATACGGCGGGGGCCACTCCGAAGCTGACAACGTCGGCCAGTGAATCGAGCTGCAGGCCGAAATCGCTGGTGGCGTTGGCCATGCGGGCCACCCGGCCGTCCAGTCCGTCCAGCACGACGGCGATTCCGATAGCCATGGCGGCCATGTCGTAATCGCCGACCAGCGTCGAAATCAAGGCGTAGAATCCGAAAAAAATATTGCCCACGGTGAACAGAGTGGGCAGCAGATAGACGCTGCGGCGCAACTTTCGCCGCGGCGAGAAGAGGCCGCGGGCTTCTGATTCCAACTCTTTGGAATTGAACAGCACGCTTAGCTCCATCGGGCGATGACGCTCGATCCGCCCATCACCCGATCACCTTTCCTCACCTCAGGATGACACTGCCGGGGCAAAAAAACGTCGACTCGGCTTCCAAAGCGGATTAGCCCTATTCTATCACCTTTGGCGACCTCTTCTCCGGCCACTTTCCAGGGCACGATGCGGCGGGCGATCAACCCGGTGATGAGAGCAAAGGTGAGCTGGCGGCCCGCTTCATCCTCGATGGTCAACACCAAACGCTCGTTTTCGACCGAGGCCCGTTCGTCAAAGGCCAGCAGAAAGCGTCCCGGATGGTAGTCCTGGCGCACGATGCGTCCGCCGATGGGGGCCCTGTTGACGTGCACGTCGAACACCGAGAGGAAGATGCTGACGCGCAGCAGTCCGCTGCTGTCCTCTTCAACCTGCACCACCTTGCCGTCGGCGGGCGAGACCAAGGCGCCCGGATCGGCCGGGATCTCGCGCTCAGGGTTGCGGAAGAAATAGAGGACGAAGCCTCCCAGGAGAATCAACGGCACAGCCCAAGCCCAAAGCCCCAACGCCAGACAAACGGCAATCAGAGCCAGCACGGGAATATTGAAGTAAAAGCCGTCCTTGACCATGAGCCTCCAAAGGATAGCAAACTCCGGCAGCCGCCCGAGCGAACAAAAAAACCCGCGGAGTGCACTCCGCGGGTGTTGAACGAACGCCTCGCTTGAGCGAGCGTCTGCCCCGGCGGCGCCGGGTTCCTTTCCTCAAATGAAACGCATGCCGCTTAACCAGAGGCCTGCTGCGCCACGTATTGATTGATGCGCATCTGCATCTGGTCTTTCAGCGCCAGTTTCTTTTTTTTCAGGATCGTTTCTCGAAGTTGGTCGTCTTCGCTGGGATAGGGCTTCTGAATCAGTGCTTCCAGTTGCTGATCGAATTCGCGATGCTGCTGACTGAGCTGCCGGAATTCCTCATCATTCTGGGCCAGATACTCTCTGAGCTTCGTCTCATCCATTATTGACGACCCCTCCTCTCTGTTTTGTGTTTGTGGGCTTAAAAAAGTGGCGTGTTAAGGCTTGGCGCATTGTCGCAGCTAAATGTATCAGATTCCGCCGTTCCTATTCAAGGATTTGGATCGCCCTGC
This region of Acidobacteriota bacterium genomic DNA includes:
- a CDS encoding peptidylprolyl isomerase; this translates as MRFLMSLSLSALLMLAAVFPLLAQEQGQESTSPEADPEEVVAEMDGYRLTQSEVDQLVASLGPRARQQLQGEKQRRQFIRKWMEVKAIAREAEESGLDEDETFQRQMELRRTQALADYYRAKVSQAASVSEEDMQAYYEQNKEYFRHPRMVRLNSIMVGSEEEARSIVEQLRNGGDFEKIAQVRSKDIRTRDRGGFMGWIQPGQLEAAMEQVAFGLEEGEISEPLRTVQGWHILMVDGTREPGYLTIDDIRDNLAQQLLQLKQKEEADELARRASEKYNVKLHFELEKEEEESPPGEQQ
- a CDS encoding PDZ domain-containing protein; protein product: MRLKSLLILLCVSLLAAGPLLAQEIRFLQRDGGYLGVELRNVDADDAASLSLQRVAGVVIERVEPGTPAEEAGLQPGDAILEYAGVTVLSVRHLQRLVSETPPGREIDLSVNRGGRQQQIMVQVGKRQSSVIRPRDLDDLHFDFDWDNLERFRVEPGEGRSHIFVMSSRPRLGVSVITLTEQLADFLEVPDSQGLLVTEVVADSPAARAGLQAGDVIVELNGDEVGQPHRLSLRLKAGQNNDLRVYRRGRAMSFTIEIEEPSPPKGGKRRL
- the pssA gene encoding CDP-diacylglycerol--serine O-phosphatidyltransferase, whose amino-acid sequence is MLFNSKELESEARGLFSPRRKLRRSVYLLPTLFTVGNIFFGFYALISTLVGDYDMAAMAIGIAVVLDGLDGRVARMANATSDFGLQLDSLADVVSFGVAPAVLLYTWGMQDLGRLAQCSAFIFLICGAMRLARFNVQTSDLKSFAGLPIPAGAGFVAATVHFLKAPPPWPHFDLMLVVATYVVSFLMISTLRYPSMKKLNLARGKSHLLVVLVALAVAGMIWYSQVALLLVAYTYAASGPFIRLLSALRRQSK
- a CDS encoding phosphatidylserine decarboxylase family protein, coding for MVKDGFYFNIPVLALIAVCLALGLWAWAVPLILLGGFVLYFFRNPEREIPADPGALVSPADGKVVQVEEDSSGLLRVSIFLSVFDVHVNRAPIGGRIVRQDYHPGRFLLAFDERASVENERLVLTIEDEAGRQLTFALITGLIARRIVPWKVAGEEVAKGDRIGLIRFGSRVDVFLPRQCHPEVRKGDRVMGGSSVIARWS
- a CDS encoding DUF465 domain-containing protein — protein: MDETKLREYLAQNDEEFRQLSQQHREFDQQLEALIQKPYPSEDDQLRETILKKKKLALKDQMQMRINQYVAQQASG